A single region of the Ptychodera flava strain L36383 unplaced genomic scaffold, AS_Pfla_20210202 Scaffold_122__1_contigs__length_183411_pilon, whole genome shotgun sequence genome encodes:
- the LOC139126692 gene encoding uncharacterized protein yields MKHEWSGDVDLGEGKLQEEHKKNLQNLQFVEGIGLKERRALARVKQDLETVTLLLVQDSNFLQKGLLNARDVYRKKQKQHSVSEESLFALAWNIEEFEQLEKENRRLKCEATEIRERITDRIHVLNISGCLCRFRKSLKNYVKGVIMKKREAATHLMVFMVSDEKRNMKPYAVPVRMMPYKSLTDSKLQKLKEELVREMNGLDMVAVGFVTDGELIL; encoded by the exons ATGAAACATGAGTGGTCAGGTGATGTGGACCTGGGTGAAGGGAAATTGCAGGAAGAACACAAGAAGAACttacagaatttacagtttgttGAGGGAATTGGTTTGAAGGAGAGAAGGGCATTAGCAAGGGTCAAACAGGATCTTGAAACAGTGACTCTTTTATTGGTTCAGGACAGCAATTTCCTTCAGAAAGGGCTTCTAAATGCCAGAGATGTTTACAGGAAAAAGCAGAAGCAGCACAGTGTGTCTGAAGAAAGCCTGTTTGCCCTTGCATGGAACATTGAAGAGTTTGAACAGCTAGAAAAAGAAAATAGAAGGTTGAAATGTGAGGCAACAGAAATCAGAGAACGAATCACAGACAGAATTCATGTTCTCAACATCAGTGGTTGTTTGTGCAGATTTCGGAAGAGCCTCAAGAATTACGTCAAGGGCGTAATAATGAAGAAGAGGGAAGCTGCAACTCATTTAATGGTTTTCATGGTCTCTGATgagaaaagaaatatgaaaccATATGCAGTCCCTGTAAGGATGATGCCGTACAAATCCCTAACAGACTCCAAGTTACAGAAACTGAAAGAAGAACTGGTACGGGAAATGAATGGTTTAGATATGGTTGCTGTAG GATTTGTAACTGATGGGGAATTAATTCTCTAA